In Aminobacterium sp. MB27-C1, a single genomic region encodes these proteins:
- a CDS encoding MOSC domain-containing protein, whose translation MGKVLAICISNRRNEAKQRVEKAHFTFGGIEGDSHFNINEREVSLLRREDVEKAEQEAQFAFPPGSLAENLLIEGLPEELPIGSILNVGATAKLQVIEKGKKPEEPHSYDYKGWCLLPICGYFLKVIQQGDVFPGDPVSISA comes from the coding sequence ATGGGAAAAGTTCTTGCCATATGTATAAGTAATCGGCGAAACGAAGCTAAACAAAGAGTGGAAAAAGCTCATTTTACTTTTGGTGGGATCGAAGGAGATTCTCACTTTAACATAAATGAAAGAGAAGTTAGTTTGCTTCGGCGTGAAGACGTAGAAAAAGCAGAGCAAGAAGCTCAATTCGCATTTCCGCCTGGCTCTCTTGCTGAAAATCTCCTGATAGAAGGATTACCCGAAGAGCTTCCTATTGGTTCGATTCTTAACGTAGGGGCGACAGCTAAACTTCAAGTTATTGAAAAAGGCAAAAAACCAGAAGAACCCCATTCGTATGATTATAAAGGATGGTGTCTATTGCCTATATGCGGCTATTTCCTCAAAGTTATTCAACAGGGGGATGTCTTCCCTGGAGATCCCGTTTCTATTTCAGCCTAG
- a CDS encoding class I fructose-bisphosphate aldolase, with protein MSKYLDDIKEILGSDADSLLNYTCWGIPTEMLTPPSPDFVDHLAANTNRPIPVLRSLQTLFDTGRLKGTGYLSILPVDQGVEHSAGASFALNPIYFDPEHIVRLALEAECSAVVSTLGVLGSVARKYAHRIPFILKINHNELLSYPNTYDQILFASVKQAQDMGAVAIGATIYFGSPESRRQIQEVSTAFHIAHEMGMATILWCYLRNKAFKTKENDYHLAADLTGQANYLGATIEADIVKQKLPCINGGFRDLHFGKTSPEVYDKLVPNNPIDLLRYQVANCYMGRVGLISSGGASVGSNDLKEAVKTAVINKRGGGMGLILGRKAFQRPFREGIHIIQNVQNVYLEKEITLA; from the coding sequence ATGTCGAAGTATCTAGACGATATTAAAGAAATACTTGGATCCGACGCGGACTCTCTTCTCAATTATACGTGCTGGGGAATTCCAACTGAAATGCTTACTCCGCCAAGCCCTGATTTTGTCGATCATCTCGCCGCAAATACGAATCGTCCTATCCCTGTGTTACGTTCATTACAAACGCTCTTTGACACAGGAAGATTAAAAGGAACCGGGTACCTCTCCATTCTTCCCGTTGATCAGGGAGTGGAACATTCCGCTGGTGCAAGCTTTGCCCTCAATCCAATATACTTTGATCCCGAACATATTGTCAGGCTTGCATTGGAGGCTGAATGCAGCGCTGTAGTGAGTACCCTAGGAGTTCTTGGTTCCGTAGCCAGGAAATATGCCCACCGTATTCCTTTTATTCTAAAAATCAACCACAACGAACTTTTATCATATCCTAATACATACGATCAAATTCTTTTCGCATCAGTCAAACAAGCCCAAGATATGGGAGCCGTAGCCATAGGTGCCACAATCTATTTTGGAAGTCCGGAATCAAGACGACAAATTCAAGAAGTATCGACGGCCTTTCACATAGCGCATGAAATGGGGATGGCTACTATTCTATGGTGTTATTTACGTAATAAAGCCTTTAAAACAAAAGAAAACGACTATCATTTAGCAGCAGATCTCACTGGGCAGGCTAATTATCTAGGCGCAACTATAGAGGCAGATATCGTGAAACAAAAGTTGCCCTGTATCAATGGAGGTTTTCGTGATCTTCATTTTGGAAAAACTTCTCCTGAAGTATACGATAAATTAGTGCCTAATAATCCGATAGATTTACTCCGCTATCAGGTGGCTAATTGTTATATGGGACGAGTAGGCCTGATTAGCTCCGGTGGGGCATCAGTCGGGTCTAATGATCTGAAAGAAGCCGTTAAAACAGCAGTCATCAACAAAAGAGGAGGAGGCATGGGGCTTATTCTTGGAAGAAAAGCTTTCCAGCGTCCTTTTAGGGAGGGCATTCACATTATACAAAACGTTCAAAATGTCTATCTTGAAAAAGAGATTACTTTAGCATGA
- a CDS encoding thioesterase family protein gives MFEVKDILAPGLFASVKKTVEIDDTVGNMNIHLNQLLSTSACVQAIIGACIKAVDHLLPEGYITIGKSIEVVHEATSMLNVTVEFKAILKRVEGNRLFFDITASDALGQILIAHHERVVVNRVALMDRAVERAEQLNKIREML, from the coding sequence ATGTTCGAAGTTAAAGATATTCTTGCACCGGGCCTTTTTGCCTCTGTGAAAAAAACAGTTGAAATAGATGATACCGTAGGGAATATGAATATACACCTCAACCAGCTTCTATCCACTTCTGCCTGTGTTCAAGCTATAATCGGTGCCTGCATAAAGGCAGTAGATCACCTTTTACCGGAAGGATATATTACTATTGGGAAATCCATTGAAGTTGTTCATGAAGCAACCTCTATGTTAAATGTTACAGTAGAATTCAAAGCGATTCTTAAAAGAGTAGAAGGGAACCGCCTCTTTTTCGATATTACAGCCTCCGATGCCCTTGGGCAAATCCTTATAGCCCACCATGAACGGGTCGTTGTAAATCGTGTTGCCCTAATGGATCGTGCAGTAGAAAGGGCTGAACAGCTTAACAAAATACGAGAAATGCTTTAG
- a CDS encoding NAD(P)-dependent oxidoreductase gives MKNIGFIGLGVMGGSMARHILEAGYTLHVYNRTSEKAKSLVEKGAIWEENVASLAEKCECVITIVGFPRDVEEVYLGAKGLLENAKTGTYLIDMTTSSPDLAVRIHAAAQKKGLKALDAPVSGGDRGAREGTLSIMVGGELEDFEVVRPLFEVMGKNIVYQGAAGSGQHTKMANQIAIASNMIGVCEAVSYAIKAGLDPDKVLESIAQGAAGSWSLSNLAPRMIAGDFNPGFYIKHFIKDMRIALESADRLGLDTPGLEMSLSMYKKLAHEGYEDDGTQALFRFYNEKKK, from the coding sequence ATGAAGAATATAGGTTTTATAGGTCTTGGAGTCATGGGAGGAAGTATGGCTCGGCATATACTTGAAGCAGGATACACCCTTCATGTTTACAACAGAACCAGCGAAAAAGCAAAATCATTGGTTGAGAAAGGGGCTATATGGGAAGAAAATGTTGCTTCCCTTGCAGAAAAGTGCGAATGTGTTATTACGATTGTAGGTTTTCCCAGAGATGTTGAAGAGGTGTATTTAGGAGCTAAGGGGCTTCTAGAAAATGCGAAAACAGGAACCTATCTTATAGATATGACAACTTCGAGTCCAGATTTAGCAGTGCGCATTCATGCGGCGGCTCAGAAAAAAGGCTTGAAAGCTTTAGATGCTCCCGTTTCAGGTGGAGATAGAGGTGCGAGAGAGGGAACGTTATCAATAATGGTTGGTGGAGAGTTAGAAGATTTTGAAGTTGTTCGTCCTCTTTTTGAGGTAATGGGTAAAAATATCGTCTATCAAGGGGCGGCAGGAAGTGGACAACATACAAAGATGGCGAACCAAATTGCTATTGCTTCAAATATGATTGGTGTTTGTGAAGCCGTATCTTATGCTATTAAAGCAGGTCTTGATCCAGATAAGGTTCTTGAAAGTATTGCTCAGGGAGCCGCTGGAAGTTGGTCACTTTCAAATCTTGCCCCTCGCATGATTGCCGGTGATTTCAATCCGGGATTTTATATTAAACATTTTATAAAAGACATGAGAATTGCCCTTGAATCGGCAGACAGATTAGGACTTGATACTCCCGGTCTTGAGATGTCTCTTTCAATGTATAAGAAACTGGCACATGAGGGGTATGAGGATGATGGAACGCAAGCTCTTTTCAGATTTTATAACGAGAAGAAAAAATAG
- a CDS encoding GGDEF and EAL domain-containing protein produces MNTQCIEYGEIKNIFSQFSGIALILDSSARWVWGNEFLCRLFHVTNEECQERSLFELTKVYGFLFEQLDGWYRRNNIASFEKDREIEDVSFYIHGSKRLYFATHTKYFEDSVNKRKCVLLVGMDITKDKEHNEELLQKENSLSHAQELVHLGYWEWIPSSMTLTWSDHLYRILGYERKEITPSFRSFYSRIHVEDRLYVAHLLDHLLRGGEIRENSENEEFKIVTPDGEQKIIASKTKAFYENGELSRVIGVLLDISEEKKREKDLQIALAVMKHTLEGIVVTDVHATIKSVNPAFTTITGYEAHEAIGKNPRILKSQKHPREFYVNFWKELIEKGYWEGEIWNRRKSGEVYPEWLSVAAVYDGNGKISEYISVFSDLSEMKTKDAQIRLKSLYDQLTGLPNKIMFLDRLDRELKNIEQKGFFAGVLFLDINRFKNVNESLGHFSGDQLLQQVAQRLQKTVGESNTVARIGGDDYYILIHQAQRVADIAHMARALLHCFKEPFHLAERPIFLTARIGIAIAPDDGTTTEVLLQKADIALHKARETGLNSYEFFKEELGERASYRLLLENDLRESLLNKNFVLFYQPQLQLKTGMINGFESLVRWQHPQKGLIMPSYFIPVAEETGLILPLGEEILMMACRHQQEWKKQGNPPLEISVNISTRQLLQENFISEVRRILEAYSIKPGEIGFEITESGVMRNVDASLDLLREMKILGCRIYMDDFGTGYSSLAYLSQFPIDVIKVDKSFIDGIGIDRRKEVLVKTMVNMAHSLGLGTIAEGVETHEQLDFLKDINCDAIQGYVTSKPLEEKELVSFIINNTI; encoded by the coding sequence ATGAACACTCAGTGCATAGAATACGGCGAAATTAAAAATATTTTTAGTCAATTTTCAGGAATAGCCCTCATTCTTGATTCATCCGCAAGGTGGGTGTGGGGTAACGAATTTTTATGTCGGTTGTTCCACGTTACAAACGAAGAGTGCCAAGAACGTTCGCTTTTTGAGTTGACTAAAGTGTATGGTTTTTTATTTGAACAGCTTGATGGTTGGTATAGAAGAAATAATATCGCTTCTTTTGAAAAAGATAGAGAGATAGAGGATGTTTCTTTTTATATTCACGGTTCAAAGAGGTTGTATTTTGCCACTCATACCAAGTATTTTGAGGATAGCGTCAACAAGAGAAAATGTGTTTTGCTTGTCGGCATGGATATAACAAAAGACAAAGAACATAATGAAGAATTACTTCAGAAGGAGAATTCTCTTTCTCATGCTCAGGAATTAGTGCACTTAGGGTATTGGGAATGGATTCCTTCGTCCATGACATTAACCTGGAGCGACCATCTCTATCGTATTCTTGGGTATGAGCGTAAAGAAATTACACCTAGTTTTAGATCTTTTTATTCACGAATTCATGTAGAAGATCGTTTATACGTAGCCCATCTTCTTGATCACCTTCTTCGTGGCGGAGAAATCAGGGAAAACTCCGAAAACGAGGAATTCAAAATAGTGACGCCTGATGGAGAGCAAAAGATAATTGCTTCTAAAACGAAAGCTTTTTATGAAAATGGAGAGCTATCTCGTGTTATAGGTGTTTTGCTAGATATATCAGAAGAGAAGAAGCGGGAAAAAGACTTGCAGATTGCTTTGGCAGTAATGAAACATACTCTTGAGGGAATAGTGGTTACCGATGTTCATGCCACAATTAAATCGGTAAACCCCGCTTTCACGACAATTACTGGATACGAAGCTCATGAGGCTATAGGGAAAAATCCCAGGATTTTAAAATCTCAAAAACACCCTAGAGAATTTTATGTAAATTTTTGGAAGGAACTTATTGAAAAGGGCTATTGGGAAGGAGAAATTTGGAACCGTAGAAAAAGTGGAGAAGTTTACCCTGAATGGCTTTCTGTGGCAGCTGTATATGATGGGAATGGGAAAATATCAGAATATATTTCGGTCTTTAGCGATCTTTCTGAAATGAAAACTAAAGATGCTCAGATTCGTCTCAAATCTTTGTACGATCAGCTTACAGGATTACCTAACAAAATAATGTTTCTTGATAGATTGGATCGAGAGTTGAAAAATATTGAACAAAAAGGTTTTTTTGCGGGGGTTCTCTTTCTTGATATTAATCGCTTTAAAAATGTAAATGAAAGTTTGGGACATTTTTCGGGGGATCAGCTTTTACAGCAAGTTGCCCAACGTCTTCAAAAGACAGTGGGGGAATCTAATACTGTGGCCAGAATAGGCGGGGATGATTATTATATTTTAATTCATCAGGCGCAGCGAGTGGCTGATATAGCGCATATGGCGCGGGCGTTGCTTCATTGTTTCAAAGAGCCCTTTCATTTGGCAGAGCGACCAATATTTTTAACAGCTCGTATCGGAATTGCCATCGCTCCTGATGATGGCACTACTACAGAAGTCTTGTTACAAAAAGCAGATATTGCCCTTCATAAAGCCCGCGAAACGGGGTTAAATTCCTACGAATTTTTTAAAGAGGAACTTGGAGAGCGGGCCTCTTATCGTCTTTTGCTTGAAAATGATCTGAGAGAGAGTCTTTTGAATAAAAATTTTGTACTTTTTTATCAGCCACAGCTTCAACTTAAAACAGGTATGATCAATGGATTTGAATCTTTGGTACGTTGGCAGCATCCCCAAAAAGGCCTTATTATGCCTTCATATTTTATTCCTGTAGCAGAGGAAACAGGTTTGATATTGCCCCTTGGAGAGGAAATCCTTATGATGGCGTGCAGACATCAGCAGGAATGGAAGAAACAGGGAAATCCTCCCCTTGAAATAAGTGTGAATATCTCAACTCGGCAGCTTTTGCAGGAGAATTTTATTTCTGAGGTAAGGCGTATTCTTGAAGCCTACTCTATCAAACCTGGGGAAATAGGATTTGAAATTACTGAATCTGGTGTTATGCGAAATGTAGACGCTTCTTTAGATCTTTTACGAGAAATGAAGATTCTCGGATGCCGTATTTATATGGACGATTTTGGCACGGGATACTCTTCTCTTGCCTATTTAAGCCAATTTCCGATAGATGTCATTAAGGTCGATAAATCTTTTATCGATGGAATAGGAATAGATCGCCGAAAAGAAGTCCTCGTAAAAACAATGGTTAATATGGCTCATTCTCTGGGGCTGGGTACCATTGCGGAGGGTGTGGAAACACATGAACAGCTTGATTTTTTGAAAGATATCAATTGCGATGCTATTCAAGGATATGTTACTAGTAAGCCTCTTGAGGAAAAAGAGTTGGTATCCTTTATAATTAATAATACAATTTAA
- a CDS encoding polysaccharide deacetylase family protein, which produces MIKREKYCSVLVKVLLFSALLWGGMAFASSSQETVPLLWGEDIPGVMTHFNTREPVLALTLDACGGKRGSGFDKKLITWLKKHNIPATLFLTGRWIDANKKHAQELASCSLFEIENHGMNHRPCSVSGRLAYGIPGTKNVSEVINEVQDGADTIKEIIDRKTRFFRSGTNYYDEIAIATIEKLGYNAVGYSIAGDEGATLSKEAIIIKLLKAKPGDIILCHMNHPESDTAEGLIEVIPILQERGFRFVTLKEYPLQ; this is translated from the coding sequence ATGATCAAAAGAGAAAAATATTGTAGCGTTCTTGTAAAGGTCCTTCTATTCTCTGCACTCCTATGGGGAGGAATGGCTTTTGCTTCGTCTTCACAAGAAACAGTTCCTCTCTTATGGGGTGAAGATATTCCTGGCGTCATGACACACTTCAATACTCGGGAACCAGTCTTGGCCCTGACACTCGATGCTTGCGGAGGGAAACGAGGAAGTGGTTTTGATAAAAAGCTTATAACCTGGCTTAAAAAACATAACATACCTGCAACACTATTTCTTACAGGACGCTGGATTGATGCCAATAAAAAACATGCTCAAGAGTTAGCTTCTTGTTCTCTCTTTGAGATAGAAAATCATGGAATGAATCACCGTCCATGTTCTGTATCTGGACGTTTAGCATATGGTATTCCAGGAACAAAAAATGTATCGGAAGTCATAAATGAGGTTCAAGATGGAGCCGATACTATAAAAGAGATCATAGATCGCAAAACTCGTTTCTTCAGATCTGGGACAAATTATTATGATGAAATCGCCATTGCCACTATAGAAAAGCTAGGATATAACGCCGTAGGCTATTCAATAGCAGGAGATGAAGGGGCAACACTCTCTAAAGAAGCTATTATTATAAAACTTCTTAAAGCAAAACCAGGAGACATTATTCTCTGCCATATGAACCATCCTGAAAGCGATACAGCTGAAGGGCTGATTGAAGTGATTCCCATACTCCAAGAACGCGGTTTTCGTTTTGTCACTTTAAAGGAATATCCGTTGCAATAA